In Streptomyces sp. NBC_00483, a single window of DNA contains:
- a CDS encoding flavin reductase family protein, translating to MNTEQLPSFRDVLGHFASGVTVVTGIGEDGPVGFTCQSFSSLSLEPPQIIILPGRSSTTWPRIAAGGRFCVNILADHQDDISTTFATSGIDKFAGVAWTRSPSGLPRLDGTCAWLDCTVAAVHPGGDHLIVVGAVDDLGAALHARPLLFHRGLYAGMTGLQPQTAQ from the coding sequence ATGAACACAGAGCAACTGCCGTCGTTCCGCGATGTCCTGGGCCACTTCGCGTCCGGCGTGACCGTGGTGACGGGGATCGGCGAGGACGGCCCGGTGGGCTTCACATGTCAGTCGTTCTCGTCACTGTCGTTGGAGCCACCGCAGATCATCATCCTGCCGGGACGGTCGTCCACCACCTGGCCGCGGATCGCGGCCGGCGGCCGGTTCTGCGTCAATATCCTCGCCGACCACCAGGACGACATCAGCACGACCTTCGCGACGTCGGGCATCGACAAGTTCGCCGGTGTCGCGTGGACCCGGTCCCCGTCGGGGTTGCCGCGGCTGGACGGGACGTGCGCGTGGCTCGACTGCACGGTCGCGGCGGTCCACCCCGGTGGGGATCACCTCATCGTCGTCGGCGCGGTGGACGATCTGGGGGCCGCGCTGCACGCCCGCCCCCTGTTGTTCCATCGCGGCCTCTACGCGGGGATGACCGGGCTGCAGCCACAGACCGCGCAATGA
- a CDS encoding LmeA family phospholipid-binding protein, translating to MIENGPPEDSTAHIPDQASAPGDDDAPLDRKARKARRRAARRVLRSPARTAAKVTATLVVVLAFLALGDRWAVLYAENMAAEKVQESLKLHAEPEVHINSFPFLGQVAMGNIDNVEVNVPHVPAGPVSVAQVKGSVDDIRIVGSLPSSVKGAVLSKVRGDVFLSFDDLNREVGASQVTLAPGKQRNTVQAKGDLPVAGKKAQIRGRAHLERTGDRGLALSVEDTKIVVPGLLTYTPGKGGGLQLAAPTINKMDQRETEQATGQRLLPGKLMKGGALDTLADHPALLKPAGIDPSLIQGLQKLQEPKVAQKMEFSAQLPKDMPGDLRLRDITVTNEGIRAQLSGKDVPLGT from the coding sequence GTGATTGAGAACGGCCCTCCCGAAGACTCCACGGCACACATCCCCGACCAGGCATCTGCCCCGGGCGACGACGACGCCCCCTTGGACCGCAAGGCCCGCAAGGCCCGCCGACGTGCGGCGCGCAGGGTGCTGCGTTCCCCCGCTCGTACGGCGGCGAAGGTGACGGCGACGCTCGTCGTGGTGCTCGCGTTCCTCGCGCTGGGGGACCGCTGGGCGGTGCTCTACGCCGAGAACATGGCGGCCGAGAAGGTGCAGGAATCGCTGAAGCTGCACGCCGAGCCCGAGGTGCACATCAACAGCTTCCCCTTCCTGGGCCAGGTCGCCATGGGCAACATCGACAACGTGGAGGTCAACGTGCCCCACGTGCCCGCGGGGCCGGTCTCGGTCGCGCAGGTGAAGGGATCGGTCGACGACATCCGGATCGTCGGCAGCCTCCCGTCCTCAGTCAAGGGCGCCGTCCTGAGCAAGGTCCGCGGCGACGTGTTCCTGTCCTTCGACGACCTCAACCGCGAAGTCGGCGCATCCCAGGTGACGTTGGCCCCCGGCAAGCAGCGCAACACGGTGCAGGCCAAGGGCGATCTCCCGGTCGCCGGAAAGAAGGCCCAGATCCGTGGCCGCGCGCACTTGGAGCGGACCGGCGACCGGGGCCTGGCACTGTCCGTGGAAGACACCAAGATCGTGGTCCCGGGCCTGCTCACCTACACCCCGGGCAAGGGCGGCGGCCTGCAACTGGCCGCACCCACCATCAACAAGATGGACCAACGCGAGACCGAACAGGCCACGGGACAGCGACTCCTCCCCGGAAAGCTCATGAAGGGCGGCGCCCTGGACACGCTGGCCGACCACCCTGCGCTGCTCAAGCCCGCCGGTATCGACCCGTCACTGATCCAGGGCCTGCAGAAGCTGCAAGAGCCGAAGGTCGCACAGAAGATGGAGTTCTCGGCCCAACTGCCCAAGGACATGCCCGGCGACCTGCGCCTGCGGGACATCACGGTCACGAACGAGGGAATCCGCGCCCAACTCTCCGGCAAGGACGTGCCGTTGGGCACCTGA
- a CDS encoding MFS transporter, which produces MSSRAAHSPEGVSHPGGSTRDPRRFLWRLTAATGGGMFIDGFVFASVASALAGSAMSREIGVTLTWATLISSSTLVGTFFGGLFLGYLTDRVGRRPMFTIDLSVFLAGAVLMLFVTAPWQVMVLGLVMGLAVGADYSIGSPLLAEFAPRVRRGNYLGVLEILWNVGYVVAYLIGYLINSHWPSAWNITLAASAVPAVICLMLRHGLPESPRWLMSKGRREEALEVLTESFGATGTRTTLDADTADIDADTADIHAEQAEDTRYSMLFSPDYILRTVFVCTFWICIVLPYFALTFFQPTVLTAIGMGSSALAGALLGTIVALVGAVTGWFLVDKVGRRKILIWPMFGCALALFLVALGHRLPVWAGTACFFGYLFSYGIMSILPGVYPEEVFPTAIRTSGVGLASAASRIGAAVGTFLLPLGLEHLGLGWCMAGMGVVSLIGGVTALAWAPETNGRLLTDTGHRAQRGRRLVAAAPVGQG; this is translated from the coding sequence TTGTCGTCTCGAGCCGCGCATTCACCCGAGGGGGTCTCCCACCCCGGAGGCAGCACCCGTGACCCACGCCGCTTCCTGTGGCGACTGACCGCAGCCACCGGCGGCGGCATGTTCATCGACGGGTTCGTGTTCGCCTCCGTCGCCTCCGCGCTGGCCGGCAGCGCGATGTCCCGCGAGATCGGCGTCACCCTCACCTGGGCCACCCTGATTTCGTCGTCGACACTCGTCGGCACCTTCTTCGGCGGCCTCTTCCTCGGCTATCTGACCGACCGGGTCGGCCGCCGCCCGATGTTCACGATCGACCTGTCGGTGTTCCTGGCCGGCGCGGTGCTCATGCTGTTCGTGACCGCCCCCTGGCAGGTCATGGTCCTCGGCCTGGTGATGGGCCTCGCGGTGGGCGCCGACTACTCGATCGGCTCCCCGCTGCTCGCCGAATTCGCGCCGCGCGTGCGGCGCGGCAACTATCTCGGTGTCCTCGAGATCCTGTGGAACGTCGGCTACGTGGTGGCGTACCTCATCGGATACCTGATCAACAGCCACTGGCCGTCCGCCTGGAACATCACGCTCGCCGCGAGCGCCGTACCCGCGGTGATCTGTCTGATGCTCCGGCACGGACTGCCGGAGTCCCCACGCTGGCTGATGTCAAAGGGCCGCCGCGAAGAGGCACTTGAGGTCCTGACCGAGTCCTTCGGCGCCACCGGGACACGTACCACCCTCGATGCCGACACAGCCGACATCGACGCCGACACGGCCGACATCCACGCCGAACAGGCCGAGGACACGCGCTACTCGATGCTCTTCTCCCCGGACTACATTCTGCGCACCGTCTTCGTGTGCACGTTCTGGATCTGCATCGTGCTGCCCTACTTCGCCCTGACCTTCTTCCAGCCGACCGTCCTCACCGCGATCGGCATGGGCAGCTCGGCGCTGGCCGGGGCACTGCTCGGGACGATCGTCGCGCTGGTCGGGGCCGTCACCGGCTGGTTCCTGGTCGACAAGGTGGGCCGCCGCAAGATCCTGATCTGGCCGATGTTCGGCTGCGCGCTCGCCCTCTTCCTGGTCGCCCTCGGCCACCGGCTGCCGGTGTGGGCGGGCACCGCCTGCTTCTTCGGCTACCTCTTCTCGTACGGGATCATGAGCATCCTGCCGGGCGTCTACCCCGAAGAGGTCTTCCCCACCGCGATCCGCACCTCGGGCGTGGGCCTCGCCTCCGCCGCGAGCAGGATCGGCGCGGCCGTCGGCACCTTCCTGCTGCCCCTCGGCCTGGAACACCTCGGCCTGGGCTGGTGCATGGCCGGCATGGGCGTGGTCTCCCTCATCGGAGGTGTGACCGCGCTCGCCTGGGCCCCGGAGACGAACGGCCGCCTGCTCACGGACACCGGCCACCGCGCGCAGCGCGGCCGCCGCCTTGTCGCGGCCGCGCCGGTGGGTCAGGGCTGA
- a CDS encoding DUF4037 domain-containing protein, whose product MTNSDARFLPGLELSRALYEEAVRPILREAFPGLRHAAARIGGGSEVLGFDTPRSADHEWGPRLELFLTPEDRAEHGARIHDVLAQRLPKHVRGWPTHFQESGNPLDPVGRMQATDGPVNHRVDLHTVDEWAAGHLGLHAADAEPSVNEWLAMPQQRLAETTGGMVFHDEPGTLTALRRTLAWYPEQVWRYVLASQWQRISQEEAFVGRCAESGDDIGSAVVAGRLVRDLMRLCLLLDRRYVPYSKWLGSSFGRLPVADSLTPSLRGALTAQDHPTRERHLCDAYEAVATLHNATGLTTPLDPNRRPYHSRPFLVLHAERFAQALARTLTHPALRERPLVGGVDQWSDSTDLLRQPRAVRAAVDALQ is encoded by the coding sequence ATGACGAACTCCGACGCCCGGTTTCTCCCCGGCCTCGAACTGTCCAGGGCCCTGTACGAAGAGGCCGTACGGCCGATCCTGCGGGAGGCGTTCCCCGGGCTGCGTCACGCGGCCGCCCGCATCGGCGGTGGATCCGAGGTACTCGGCTTCGACACACCACGGTCCGCTGACCACGAGTGGGGTCCACGGCTGGAACTCTTCCTGACGCCCGAGGACCGGGCCGAACACGGCGCGCGTATCCACGACGTCCTTGCACAGCGGCTGCCCAAGCACGTACGGGGCTGGCCCACGCACTTCCAGGAGAGCGGGAACCCGCTGGACCCGGTCGGCCGCATGCAAGCCACCGACGGCCCGGTCAACCACCGCGTCGACCTCCACACCGTGGACGAGTGGGCGGCCGGACACCTCGGGCTGCACGCGGCCGACGCGGAGCCGAGCGTGAACGAATGGCTGGCCATGCCCCAGCAGCGGCTCGCCGAGACCACCGGCGGCATGGTGTTCCACGACGAGCCCGGCACCCTCACCGCCCTGCGGCGCACCTTGGCGTGGTACCCGGAACAGGTGTGGCGGTACGTGCTGGCGAGCCAGTGGCAGCGCATCTCCCAGGAAGAGGCATTCGTGGGCCGCTGCGCGGAGAGCGGCGACGACATCGGATCAGCCGTGGTGGCGGGCCGCCTCGTGCGCGACCTGATGCGCCTGTGCCTGCTCCTGGACCGGCGCTACGTTCCGTACAGCAAGTGGCTCGGGAGCTCCTTCGGCCGGCTGCCGGTGGCGGACTCCCTTACCCCGTCGCTGCGCGGCGCGCTCACGGCCCAGGATCACCCCACCCGGGAACGGCACTTGTGCGACGCCTACGAGGCCGTGGCCACGCTGCACAACGCGACCGGACTGACCACCCCACTGGACCCGAACCGACGCCCCTACCACTCCCGCCCCTTCCTGGTGCTGCACGCCGAACGCTTCGCCCAGGCCCTGGCCCGCACCCTCACACACCCGGCTCTACGTGAACGGCCTCTGGTGGGAGGCGTGGACCAGTGGTCGGACAGCACCGACCTGCTCCGCCAACCCCGGGCCGTGCGCGCCGCGGTGGACGCGCTCCAGTGA
- a CDS encoding VOC family protein, with the protein MALRPVQVNIKALDDAVVGRFWADALGWGVSSEAPGVTNVEPGGGFAWPDASAVCIDVVTVPHAKTATKNRVHIDLATTSPTHQAETVARLKELGATPADVGQGDVPWTVLADPEGNEFCVLEPREVYRDTGPIAAVVVDCADPRAMARFWGGATDWTVREVANDRAVLRSSQGVGPYLEFLRSSDGKTVEDRVHIDLLPYAGDDKEAEVTRLKTLGATDIDLGQGDVPWTCLTDPEGHDFCVLGRG; encoded by the coding sequence ATGGCTCTGAGACCGGTTCAGGTGAACATCAAGGCCCTTGACGATGCGGTCGTCGGGCGGTTCTGGGCGGATGCGCTCGGCTGGGGCGTGTCCAGCGAGGCACCCGGTGTGACCAATGTGGAGCCCGGTGGCGGCTTCGCGTGGCCGGACGCGAGCGCCGTGTGCATCGACGTGGTCACCGTTCCGCACGCCAAGACGGCGACGAAGAACCGTGTGCACATCGATCTCGCGACCACCTCGCCCACTCATCAGGCGGAGACGGTCGCGCGGTTGAAGGAACTCGGCGCGACGCCCGCCGACGTCGGCCAGGGCGATGTGCCGTGGACCGTGCTCGCCGACCCGGAAGGCAATGAGTTCTGCGTGCTGGAGCCCCGGGAGGTCTACCGGGACACCGGGCCGATCGCGGCCGTGGTGGTCGACTGTGCGGACCCGCGGGCCATGGCCCGGTTCTGGGGCGGGGCGACGGACTGGACGGTGCGCGAAGTGGCCAACGACCGGGCCGTGTTGCGCTCCTCCCAGGGTGTGGGCCCGTATCTCGAGTTCCTTCGTTCGTCGGACGGCAAGACCGTGGAGGACCGCGTCCACATCGATCTGCTGCCGTACGCCGGTGACGACAAGGAGGCGGAGGTCACCCGCCTGAAGACCCTCGGCGCCACCGACATCGACCTCGGCCAGGGCGACGTCCCGTGGACGTGTCTCACCGATCCCGAGGGACACGACTTCTGCGTCCTCGGGCGGGGCTAG
- a CDS encoding Gfo/Idh/MocA family protein has translation MTFTLGIVGAGQFAGGFAKLFLAHPGVDAVHVTDLLPERAEQLAAKEGLAGTFPSYEAMLESRDIDAVAIFTQRWTHGPLVLQGLEAGKHVYSAVPMAITRDEIAAIIDAVRRTGLTYMMGETSEYNPATVHTRNQIADGAFGRLFYAEGDYVHDMDLGFYEAYQYSGGERWKETASYPPLLYPTHAVGGVLGAWRTHAVSVSAIGVKDERGDGVFDTEVSQFGNDISNATALFEVAGGGSFRTNEFRRVGYPSHIRESRFRFFGTDASMEQLATVSFWQDKKGVQDITELLEPKPSLSPDDPSLEKIAPALRAAFTSGSAPVHDRSRLPRVYDDMPNGHEGSHHFLVDDFVTAVNTRTLPSVNAWVAARYTLPGIVAHDSARQGGARLEIPDFGDAPGA, from the coding sequence ATGACGTTCACCCTCGGCATTGTCGGCGCCGGACAGTTCGCCGGCGGTTTCGCCAAGTTGTTCCTCGCCCACCCGGGCGTCGACGCCGTCCACGTCACCGACCTGCTGCCGGAGCGAGCCGAGCAACTGGCCGCGAAAGAGGGCCTCGCCGGAACCTTCCCCTCGTACGAGGCGATGCTGGAGTCCCGCGACATCGACGCCGTCGCCATCTTCACGCAGCGCTGGACCCACGGCCCGCTCGTCCTGCAGGGCCTCGAAGCCGGCAAGCACGTCTACTCGGCCGTCCCGATGGCCATCACACGCGACGAGATCGCCGCGATCATCGACGCGGTCCGCCGCACCGGACTCACGTACATGATGGGCGAGACCAGCGAGTACAACCCCGCCACCGTGCACACCCGCAACCAGATCGCCGACGGCGCCTTCGGACGGCTCTTCTACGCGGAGGGCGACTACGTCCACGACATGGACCTCGGCTTCTACGAGGCGTACCAGTACAGCGGAGGCGAACGCTGGAAGGAGACCGCCAGCTATCCGCCGCTGCTCTACCCGACACACGCGGTCGGCGGAGTGCTCGGCGCGTGGCGGACACACGCGGTCAGTGTCTCGGCGATCGGTGTGAAGGACGAGCGCGGCGACGGTGTCTTCGACACCGAGGTCAGCCAGTTCGGCAACGACATCTCCAACGCCACCGCACTCTTCGAGGTCGCCGGTGGCGGCTCGTTCCGTACGAACGAGTTCCGGCGGGTCGGCTACCCCTCGCACATCAGGGAGTCACGCTTCCGGTTCTTCGGCACGGACGCCAGCATGGAGCAGCTCGCCACGGTCAGCTTCTGGCAGGACAAGAAGGGCGTGCAGGACATCACCGAACTCCTCGAACCGAAGCCGTCGCTCAGCCCGGACGACCCGTCGCTCGAGAAGATCGCGCCCGCCCTGCGCGCCGCGTTCACGTCGGGCTCGGCCCCCGTCCACGACCGCTCCCGCCTGCCCCGCGTCTACGACGACATGCCCAACGGCCACGAGGGCAGCCACCACTTCCTGGTGGACGACTTCGTCACCGCGGTCAACACCCGCACCCTGCCGTCGGTGAACGCGTGGGTGGCCGCGCGCTACACGCTGCCGGGCATCGTCGCCCACGACTCGGCGCGCCAGGGCGGGGCACGCCTGGAGATCCCGGACTTCGGGGACGCGCCGGGGGCCTGA
- a CDS encoding ABC transporter substrate-binding protein, which yields MRFRTLVALTGVLALSLTGCAGSDPGARSSGTVTYWLWDANQLPAYEACAKDFEKQHRGLDVKFTQIGWEDYWTKLTASFISGTEPDVFTNHIQKFGQFADLQVLEPLDDLGMKDTDYQPGLAANWVAQDGHRYGAPKDWDTVSLFYNKKMLDDADLTPKDLDGLRWNPKDGGTFEKAIAHLTVDRNGKRGDEPGFDKHKVKTYGLATNGAGDGDGQTQWSPFTGSAGWSYTDKKRWGDEYRYGDKTFQSVIEWYFGLAKKGYMAPFTAWNAGLNQSNAQFAAGRAATAFDGAWMLSTYAGFKGIDFGTVRNPTGPTGKRATMMNGLADSVTKGARNKAGAKKWVAYMASDACQRTVGRYGIVFPATPSGTDTAVAAYKKKGIDTSAFTTPVDDRKQYRTFPFPITNYAADVYALMHPAMQDVFGNGAPARRLDETNDQINLLLDQ from the coding sequence ATGCGATTTCGTACGCTCGTCGCGCTGACCGGAGTACTGGCGCTGTCGCTGACCGGGTGCGCGGGCAGCGACCCCGGAGCCCGCTCGTCGGGAACCGTGACGTACTGGCTGTGGGACGCGAACCAACTGCCCGCCTACGAGGCCTGCGCGAAGGACTTCGAGAAGCAACACCGCGGCCTTGACGTGAAGTTCACCCAGATCGGCTGGGAGGACTACTGGACCAAGCTCACGGCGAGCTTCATCTCCGGCACCGAGCCGGACGTCTTCACCAACCACATCCAGAAGTTCGGCCAGTTCGCCGACCTGCAGGTGCTCGAACCGCTCGACGACCTCGGTATGAAGGACACGGACTACCAGCCGGGACTCGCGGCGAACTGGGTGGCCCAGGACGGACACCGCTACGGCGCGCCGAAGGACTGGGACACCGTCTCGCTCTTCTACAACAAGAAGATGCTCGACGACGCCGACCTCACCCCGAAGGACCTCGACGGGCTGCGCTGGAACCCCAAGGACGGCGGCACCTTCGAGAAGGCCATCGCCCACCTCACCGTCGACAGAAACGGCAAGCGCGGCGACGAACCCGGCTTCGACAAGCACAAGGTCAAGACCTACGGCCTCGCCACCAACGGGGCAGGGGACGGCGACGGCCAGACCCAGTGGAGCCCGTTCACCGGCTCCGCCGGCTGGTCCTACACGGACAAGAAGCGGTGGGGTGACGAGTACCGGTACGGCGACAAGACCTTCCAGTCCGTCATCGAGTGGTACTTCGGCCTCGCGAAAAAGGGCTACATGGCGCCCTTCACCGCCTGGAACGCCGGACTCAACCAGTCCAACGCCCAGTTCGCCGCGGGCCGCGCCGCCACCGCCTTCGACGGCGCCTGGATGCTCTCCACCTACGCCGGGTTCAAGGGCATCGACTTCGGCACCGTCCGCAACCCCACAGGACCCACCGGCAAGCGCGCCACCATGATGAACGGCCTCGCCGACTCCGTCACCAAGGGCGCCCGCAACAAGGCGGGAGCCAAGAAGTGGGTCGCGTACATGGCCTCCGACGCCTGCCAGCGGACGGTCGGCCGGTACGGGATCGTCTTCCCCGCGACACCGTCGGGGACGGACACGGCCGTCGCGGCCTACAAGAAGAAGGGCATCGACACCTCGGCTTTCACCACCCCGGTCGACGACCGCAAGCAGTACCGCACCTTCCCCTTCCCGATCACCAACTACGCCGCCGACGTCTACGCCCTCATGCACCCGGCGATGCAGGACGTCTTCGGCAACGGGGCGCCCGCGAGACGCCTCGACGAGACCAACGACCAGATCAACCTCCTGCTCGACCAGTGA
- a CDS encoding carbohydrate ABC transporter permease, translating into MATTAPAPARSARPARRRPSFGRAVAWTTMGAIVLVTLLPFYWVLRTALSSNPGIAADPTSVLPVEPTGGGFERALGLQSTKEAVAQGGAGGGLDFWRYLLNSIVVSTLITVCQILFSAMAAYAFARLNWRGRNTVFALFLGGLMVPSIFTLLPNFVLVKELGLIDSLLGIALPTMFMTPFAVFFLRQFFMNIPLEVEEAALLDGAGRIRIFFRVLLPMASTPVITLAVLTYITSWNDYFWPLMVSYSDSSRVLTVALAMFRAQTPQSGFDWSGLMAATLIAALPMLLLFGVFARRIVSSISFTGLK; encoded by the coding sequence ATGGCCACCACCGCACCCGCACCTGCGCGCAGCGCCCGGCCCGCCCGGCGCCGGCCCTCCTTCGGGCGCGCCGTCGCCTGGACCACGATGGGCGCGATCGTGCTCGTCACCCTGCTGCCGTTCTACTGGGTGCTGCGTACCGCGCTCTCCTCCAACCCGGGCATCGCCGCCGACCCGACCTCCGTGCTCCCCGTCGAGCCGACGGGCGGCGGCTTCGAGCGCGCCCTCGGGCTGCAGTCGACGAAGGAGGCCGTCGCCCAGGGCGGCGCGGGCGGCGGTCTCGACTTCTGGCGCTACCTGCTCAACTCGATCGTCGTCTCGACGCTGATCACCGTCTGCCAGATCCTGTTCTCCGCCATGGCCGCCTACGCGTTCGCGCGGCTCAACTGGCGTGGCCGCAACACCGTGTTCGCGCTGTTCCTCGGCGGTCTCATGGTGCCTTCGATCTTCACGCTGCTGCCCAACTTCGTGCTCGTGAAGGAACTCGGGCTGATCGACTCGCTGCTCGGGATCGCGTTGCCCACGATGTTCATGACACCGTTCGCGGTCTTCTTCCTCCGTCAGTTCTTCATGAACATCCCGCTCGAGGTCGAGGAGGCCGCGCTCCTGGACGGCGCGGGCCGGATCCGGATCTTCTTCCGGGTGCTGCTGCCCATGGCGTCCACCCCGGTCATCACCCTCGCCGTCCTGACGTACATCACCTCCTGGAACGACTACTTCTGGCCGCTGATGGTGTCGTACAGCGACAGCTCCCGCGTCCTCACCGTCGCCCTCGCGATGTTCCGCGCGCAGACCCCGCAGTCCGGCTTCGACTGGTCCGGGCTCATGGCGGCGACCCTCATCGCGGCGCTCCCGATGCTGCTGCTCTTCGGAGTGTTCGCGCGCCGGATCGTCAGCTCCATCAGCTTCACCGGACTCAAGTAG
- a CDS encoding carbohydrate ABC transporter permease, whose translation MTVTSSSPPRHLPLTGSAPREKRRRPLGDGAIAALFIAPAMLGFAVFLLWPTLRGIWLSFTRFNLLTPPEWVGLANYERMVNDPIFWDSLKVTVEYVLVNIGVQTVAALGIAVLLHRLTQSSLLRGIVLTPYLMSNVVAGLVWLWMLDTQLGIGNEIIAGVGLDRIPFLADETWAIPTIALINVWRHVGYTALLLFAGLQAIPHDMYEAARVDGASEWRMFTRITMPLLRPVLAVVLIMTVIGSFQVFDTVAVTTAGGPANATNVLQFYIYGSAFGRFQFGYASAMSVALLVVLSVITIVQYRITRAGQTDLG comes from the coding sequence ATGACTGTCACCTCCAGCAGCCCGCCGAGACATCTGCCGCTCACCGGCAGTGCCCCGCGGGAGAAGCGCAGACGTCCCCTCGGTGACGGTGCGATCGCCGCACTCTTCATCGCTCCGGCCATGCTCGGCTTCGCCGTCTTCCTGCTGTGGCCCACCCTGCGCGGCATCTGGCTGAGCTTCACCCGCTTCAACCTCCTCACGCCACCGGAGTGGGTCGGCCTCGCCAACTACGAGCGCATGGTCAACGACCCCATCTTCTGGGACTCGTTGAAGGTCACCGTCGAATACGTCCTCGTCAACATCGGCGTGCAGACGGTGGCCGCGCTCGGCATCGCCGTCCTGCTGCACCGGCTCACGCAGTCCTCCCTCCTGCGCGGCATCGTCCTCACGCCGTATCTGATGTCCAACGTCGTCGCCGGCCTCGTCTGGCTCTGGATGCTCGACACCCAACTCGGCATCGGCAACGAGATCATCGCCGGCGTCGGCCTCGACCGGATCCCGTTCCTCGCCGACGAGACCTGGGCCATCCCCACCATCGCGCTCATCAACGTGTGGCGGCACGTCGGCTACACCGCGCTGCTCCTCTTCGCGGGACTCCAGGCGATACCCCACGACATGTACGAGGCGGCGCGCGTCGACGGCGCGAGCGAGTGGCGGATGTTCACCCGCATCACCATGCCGCTGCTGCGGCCGGTCCTCGCGGTCGTCCTCATCATGACGGTGATCGGCTCCTTCCAGGTCTTCGACACCGTCGCCGTGACCACGGCAGGCGGGCCCGCCAACGCCACCAACGTGCTGCAGTTCTACATCTACGGCTCGGCCTTCGGCCGCTTCCAGTTCGGCTACGCCTCCGCGATGTCCGTGGCCCTGCTGGTCGTGCTCAGCGTGATCACCATCGTCCAGTACCGGATCACCCGGGCCGGACAGACCGACCTCGGCTGA
- a CDS encoding ROK family transcriptional regulator, with translation MNAKADTWVPLSSGERAVALEVLTRGPLSRSELARRLDLSAGSLTRLTKPLIESGLLVEAPEGPARSESRQGRPSRPLDIVAESRTFAGFKVTEDTVYGVVTTLRSDIVACRDAPLASREPDQVVAAIGELTDAFAHEFPSLCGIGIGLGGRAQDRSVVDESAFLDWRDVPLARLVRERTGLPAVVENDVSALVEAESWFGAGRGLDRFAVLTIGAGLGYGLVSGGRRVATAEDGLGVGRFWIVDPSGPLTPDGRRGSAVSLLTIPGIRRQVRAATGEDATYEEILARAVEGEPLPARVVGEAARALGTLVAQIANFAMPQKILLAGEGVGLVDVAAPVIEEAIRTNRHPRADPVNLETKVSDFHDWARGGAVLAIQVLVLGTAGPGPGSRTAAGTRVPSPR, from the coding sequence ATGAACGCGAAGGCGGACACCTGGGTGCCGCTCAGTTCGGGCGAGCGCGCCGTGGCGTTGGAGGTGCTCACCCGTGGGCCGTTGTCGCGCAGTGAGCTCGCGCGGCGCCTCGACCTGTCGGCGGGCAGCCTCACCCGGCTGACCAAGCCACTGATCGAGTCGGGGCTGCTGGTCGAGGCACCGGAGGGCCCGGCGCGCTCGGAGTCGCGCCAGGGCCGACCGTCCCGCCCCCTGGACATCGTCGCCGAGTCCCGCACCTTCGCCGGATTCAAGGTCACCGAGGACACGGTCTACGGCGTTGTCACCACGCTCAGGAGCGACATCGTGGCCTGCCGCGACGCGCCGCTCGCGAGCCGCGAACCGGATCAAGTCGTCGCGGCCATAGGCGAGTTGACCGATGCGTTCGCCCACGAGTTTCCCTCGCTGTGCGGCATCGGGATCGGGCTCGGCGGCCGCGCGCAGGACCGTTCGGTCGTCGACGAGTCGGCGTTCCTCGACTGGCGGGACGTGCCGCTCGCGCGGCTCGTGCGCGAGCGCACCGGGCTGCCCGCGGTCGTCGAGAACGATGTGAGCGCCCTCGTCGAGGCCGAGAGCTGGTTCGGGGCGGGCCGGGGCCTGGACCGGTTCGCGGTGCTCACGATCGGGGCGGGGCTCGGGTACGGCCTGGTCAGCGGGGGCCGGCGGGTGGCGACGGCCGAGGACGGGCTCGGGGTGGGCCGCTTCTGGATCGTCGATCCGTCCGGGCCGCTGACCCCCGACGGTCGGCGCGGCAGCGCCGTCTCCCTTCTCACGATCCCCGGCATCCGCCGCCAGGTGCGGGCCGCCACGGGCGAGGACGCGACGTACGAGGAGATCCTCGCGCGCGCCGTCGAGGGCGAACCGCTCCCGGCCCGGGTGGTCGGCGAGGCGGCCCGCGCGCTCGGCACGCTCGTCGCGCAGATCGCGAACTTCGCGATGCCGCAGAAGATCCTGCTCGCCGGGGAGGGCGTCGGCCTCGTCGACGTGGCGGCCCCCGTGATCGAGGAGGCGATCCGCACGAACCGCCACCCGCGGGCCGACCCGGTCAATCTGGAGACCAAGGTCTCCGACTTCCACGACTGGGCGCGCGGCGGGGCCGTGCTGGCGATTCAGGTGCTCGTCCTGGGGACCGCCGGTCCGGGACCCGGTTCCCGTACCGCCGCCGGGACACGGGTACCGTCACCCCGTTGA